GACCGGTTTGGAATTTTAAGAACCTTTATCTTCTCCGATTTGATTTTTGATAACTGATAAAGAGCTTTTCCCGGCATGGATTCTTTCAAGTCTCATTCCTAAGATGAAAGAATAGACTCAAGCATCCAAAGGTCTTAAGATATTTAAGAGATATAACGAAATCTCTTTAGAAAGACTGGGGCTAAAACCCTCAGTCTATAAAAAGATCGTTTTGGATAAGCTTGGGTTTTAATAGACTTCTTCCGAAACTCGCTTTGATTGGAAGAATGGGCTGGTTTTATGTAAATTTAGGATAAAAGATGCCAAACCAACTATTTTAACAATTGAATGGAGTTTCGAAAGAAGTCTAATGAACACCCCGAGATGAATCTTTTTACTTTGGCGAGATCTTTGCTTTGATTTATGATTCTCAACTCAATGATTCGCTTAAAATACAAAAGATCTGACGGAAATTGAAAGATTTATAACTTAAACTTAGGAGACACTATGAAGAATCACCTATTAACCTTAATTTTTGGCTTTGGCGCCTTGATGAATACCCATTTGAATGCTGAAGACACAATTCTTGACAAAACAACAGGAAAAGCTTTTCCAGCTTCCGTTTCATTTACGAATGAAGGCACTAACTATAACTTGGAAGCGACCGGCGTTTCAACGAGAACGAAATTTTTTGTAAAAGTTTATAGTGTGGCTCACTATTTGCAAAATTTAGGCGATGTAAATAGTAAAAATATCTTCAATCAAATTTTTAACGACGATAAAGCCAAGCAATTGACTTTGATCTGGGTTCGAGATGTAGATTCAAGAACTATAAAAGATGGCTACATGGATACCTTTAAGAAGGTATTTAGCCATGAGCAGCAAAAAGAGCTTAGCGGGCAAATCGATCAATTCCTTGGTTTTTTTAATGAAAACGCCAAAATTAACGATAAACAGGTGATACGCTGGATTCCCGGCGGCATCATTGAAGTCGAAATCAACGGTGTAAAAAAAGGTCAAGTCAAAAGCGTTGATTTTGCAAAAGCCGTTTGGGGCATTTGGCTTGGAGCAAAGAGCGTTGTTCCAAGAAATCAGTTAGTTTCCCGAGTGAAATAAGACCTTTCTATTATCTCAGG
Above is a genomic segment from Criblamydia sequanensis CRIB-18 containing:
- a CDS encoding chalcone isomerase family protein → MKNHLLTLIFGFGALMNTHLNAEDTILDKTTGKAFPASVSFTNEGTNYNLEATGVSTRTKFFVKVYSVAHYLQNLGDVNSKNIFNQIFNDDKAKQLTLIWVRDVDSRTIKDGYMDTFKKVFSHEQQKELSGQIDQFLGFFNENAKINDKQVIRWIPGGIIEVEINGVKKGQVKSVDFAKAVWGIWLGAKSVVPRNQLVSRVK